From a single Syngnathus scovelli strain Florida chromosome 2, RoL_Ssco_1.2, whole genome shotgun sequence genomic region:
- the prozb gene encoding protein Z, vitamin K-dependent plasma glycoprotein b isoform X2, whose translation MALPGVCLLSFNLLACVLQVLGKADVFLHAPAAQSVFLRSKRANQFFVEEFLQGNLERECHEERCSYEEAREYFEDKDKTDKFWDTYPNKDECKPNPCLHGGNCTKKAFGFHCSCSPPHHGITCQLKDSQENKRTPKLAPQVEAGGFPCPTEGPNVCHQLCTSTTYAFTCSCVAGFKLHSDGRSCLPEGDFPCGRLSISPQRASMCHHGNCPWQALLLGSGGTELCAGVLLGPRAVLTSASCLLQEPDPQPSNFFVIAGATDKTMSVKAIHLHKRFVRNRHDNDLAFLELSGPLPLGSFLRHLCLPTKDFSENILMYSGRTALAASMNQHLDQKLIYLSLDECRGRLNVSLDLSNKMFCVMGRTGKTVMQSTKTVSSDGLRSTAPQCGGGLLSAMPLATVERGTAFLTGLLIVPPKGCQENGLVFTKVSRHLVWIRQHLEAVQSHDQTT comes from the exons ATGGCGCTACCTGGAGTGTGTCTTCTCTCGTTCAACTTGCTGGCATGCGTCCTTCAGGTCCTCGGAAAAGCAGACG TGTTTCTACATGCGCCGGCTGCACAAAGTGTTTTCCTGCGTTCCAAGCGAGCGAATCAGTTCTTTGTGGAGGAGTTCCTGCAGGGCAACCTGGAACGGGAATGTCACGAGGAACGTTGCTCCTACGAGGAGGCCAGGGAATACTTTGAAGACAAGGACAAAACG GACAAGTTCTGGGACACTTATCCGA ATAAGGACGAGTGCAAGCCCAACCCCTGCCTTCATGGTGGGAATTGCACAAAAAAGGCTTTCGGCTTCCACTGCTCCTGCTCGCCCCCCCACCACGGAATCACGTGCCAACTGAAAGACAGTCAGGAGAACAAAAGAACCCCGAAATTAGCGCCGCAAGTGGAAGCAG GAGGGTTCCCGTGTCCCACCGAAGGCCCAAATGTTTGTCACCAACTGTGCACGTCGACCACTTACGCCTTCACGTGCTCCTGCGTGGCAGGATTCAAACTGCACAGCGATGGTCGAAGCTGCCTGCCTGAAG GGGACTTTCCCTGCGGAAGACTCTCAATCTCGCCTCAGAGAGCATCCATGTGTCACCATGGAAACTGTCCCTGGCAG GCATTGCTGCTGGGAAGCGGCGGGACGGAACTTTGTGCCGGTGTCTTGTTAGGTCCGCGCGCCGTCCTAACTTCTGCCAGCTGCCTCCTACAGGAACCAGACCCTCAACCCTCTAATTTTTTTGTCATCGCTG GTGCCACGGATAAAACAATGTCCGTCAAGGCTATCCATCTTCACAAACGTTTCGTTCGCAACCGGCACGACAACGATCTGGCCTTCCTGGAGCTGAGCGGCCCGTTGCCTCTCGGTTCCTTCCTACGCCACCTGTGTCTGCCCACCAAGGATTTCAGCGAAAACATCCTCATGTATTCCGGGAGAACGGCGCTGGCGGCAAGCATGAACCAACACCTGGACCAGAAGCTCATCTACCTGAGTTTGGACGAGTGTCGCGGCCGGCTCAACGTCTCGCTCGACCTCAGCAATAAAATGTTCTGCGTGATGGGACGGACTGGAAAAACAGTGATGCAGTCAACCAAGACGGTTAGTAGCGACGGATTAAGATCAACGGCTCCGCAATGTGGCGGCGGCCTGTTGTCCGCTATGCCTCTCGCCACGGTGGAACGAGGGACGGCGTTTCTCACAGGGCTGCTCATCGTGCCACCTAAAGGCTGTCAGGAGAACGGGCTGGTCTTTACCAAAGTGTCCCGACACCTGGTGTGGATCAGACAGCACCTGGAGGCCGTtcagtcacatgaccaaacaacCTAA
- the prozb gene encoding protein Z, vitamin K-dependent plasma glycoprotein b isoform X1, whose protein sequence is MEERVLPRTAQELRNRDVTTLVEHSVSWRYLECVFSRSTCWHASFRSSEKQTCFYMRRLHKVFSCVPSERISSLWRSSCRATWNGNVTRNVAPTRRPGNTLKTRTKRSAQTVGQQYFSLRLFNKFVSPQDKFWDTYPNKDECKPNPCLHGGNCTKKAFGFHCSCSPPHHGITCQLKDSQENKRTPKLAPQVEAGGFPCPTEGPNVCHQLCTSTTYAFTCSCVAGFKLHSDGRSCLPEGDFPCGRLSISPQRASMCHHGNCPWQALLLGSGGTELCAGVLLGPRAVLTSASCLLQEPDPQPSNFFVIAGATDKTMSVKAIHLHKRFVRNRHDNDLAFLELSGPLPLGSFLRHLCLPTKDFSENILMYSGRTALAASMNQHLDQKLIYLSLDECRGRLNVSLDLSNKMFCVMGRTGKTVMQSTKTVSSDGLRSTAPQCGGGLLSAMPLATVERGTAFLTGLLIVPPKGCQENGLVFTKVSRHLVWIRQHLEAVQSHDQTT, encoded by the exons ATGGAGGAGCGTGTGTTGCCCAGGACTGCGCAAGAGCTTCGCAACCGGGATGTGACGACACTCGTCGAGCACTCGGTGTCATGGCGCTACCTGGAGTGTGTCTTCTCTCGTTCAACTTGCTGGCATGCGTCCTTCAGGTCCTCGGAAAAGCAGACG TGTTTCTACATGCGCCGGCTGCACAAAGTGTTTTCCTGCGTTCCAAGCGAGCGAATCAGTTCTTTGTGGAGGAGTTCCTGCAGGGCAACCTGGAACGGGAATGTCACGAGGAACGTTGCTCCTACGAGGAGGCCAGGGAATACTTTGAAGACAAGGACAAAACGGTCAGCACAAACAGTAGGACAGCAGTACTTCAGTCTTCGACTTTTCAACAAGTTTGTTTCTCCACAGGACAAGTTCTGGGACACTTATCCGA ATAAGGACGAGTGCAAGCCCAACCCCTGCCTTCATGGTGGGAATTGCACAAAAAAGGCTTTCGGCTTCCACTGCTCCTGCTCGCCCCCCCACCACGGAATCACGTGCCAACTGAAAGACAGTCAGGAGAACAAAAGAACCCCGAAATTAGCGCCGCAAGTGGAAGCAG GAGGGTTCCCGTGTCCCACCGAAGGCCCAAATGTTTGTCACCAACTGTGCACGTCGACCACTTACGCCTTCACGTGCTCCTGCGTGGCAGGATTCAAACTGCACAGCGATGGTCGAAGCTGCCTGCCTGAAG GGGACTTTCCCTGCGGAAGACTCTCAATCTCGCCTCAGAGAGCATCCATGTGTCACCATGGAAACTGTCCCTGGCAG GCATTGCTGCTGGGAAGCGGCGGGACGGAACTTTGTGCCGGTGTCTTGTTAGGTCCGCGCGCCGTCCTAACTTCTGCCAGCTGCCTCCTACAGGAACCAGACCCTCAACCCTCTAATTTTTTTGTCATCGCTG GTGCCACGGATAAAACAATGTCCGTCAAGGCTATCCATCTTCACAAACGTTTCGTTCGCAACCGGCACGACAACGATCTGGCCTTCCTGGAGCTGAGCGGCCCGTTGCCTCTCGGTTCCTTCCTACGCCACCTGTGTCTGCCCACCAAGGATTTCAGCGAAAACATCCTCATGTATTCCGGGAGAACGGCGCTGGCGGCAAGCATGAACCAACACCTGGACCAGAAGCTCATCTACCTGAGTTTGGACGAGTGTCGCGGCCGGCTCAACGTCTCGCTCGACCTCAGCAATAAAATGTTCTGCGTGATGGGACGGACTGGAAAAACAGTGATGCAGTCAACCAAGACGGTTAGTAGCGACGGATTAAGATCAACGGCTCCGCAATGTGGCGGCGGCCTGTTGTCCGCTATGCCTCTCGCCACGGTGGAACGAGGGACGGCGTTTCTCACAGGGCTGCTCATCGTGCCACCTAAAGGCTGTCAGGAGAACGGGCTGGTCTTTACCAAAGTGTCCCGACACCTGGTGTGGATCAGACAGCACCTGGAGGCCGTtcagtcacatgaccaaacaacCTAA